caaatgaaccaaacattaactgagcaccacattgcataatataacatactcctaatagaagatcagacagttaaccaaaccaagcatgcttaacaacttggaaatacagcaattgtatttgtttctcatgtatttagtacaaccaaattcaatttattcctcacatggtacacaataacagaatgcacccacaacaattgaacatcacattgcagaattgaaccaaacagttaactaaacaccacaacaaatgaaccaaacattaactgagcaccacattgcacaatataacatactcctaatagaagatcagacaattaaccaaaccaagcatgcttaacaacttcgAAATATAGCAAttatatttgtttctcatgtatttagtactgccaaattcgatttatctctcacatggtatacaataacagaatgcacccacaacaattgaacatcacattgcagaatcgaaccaaacagttaactaaacaccacaacaaatgaaccaaacgttaactgagcaccacattgcacaatgtataacatactagaagatcagacagttaaccaaaccaagcatgcttgacaagtTGGAAATATaacaattgtatttgtttctcatgcattttgtaaagtcaaattcaatttatttctcacatggaagacaatacaaaattgcaccctgaagaattgaacatcacatttgcagaattgaaccaaacagttaagtGAACACAACAACTAATTAACCAAAAAGTTAAAAGGGTGggctcgagaaaacgccacgaactgtcgtttaaagcgtCCAACCGCATCACGtcgtcggcgcgcgaggcgttgacggtggcctcgatggcgaggtgctcctccaagatctgggggtcggcacgaatggcagccatcatgacctcatccgcgcatgcggccgcgatttgcttctccgctgccaaatgctccttgagatcctggctatactgcgtgcaccatggcttagggtggcacttatttggtggaggggtcggtgatttgggtggaaggtgtcgcgccggcggtcggggaatgtgggatgtggaaggaggaggaggataggggtcgggtgtggattacctgcctggatagacgaggccgagcagcgtgaaggagggtcgccggcgaggaggcggcgctgcaagcaaggagtgaaggtttcaacttggaaaggaaggcaaaaacaggggaaatgtggtggtaagggggagggggcggggaggtatatatttctgcggaagccgaaaatttggaatcgcttcagcgaaaaaactggcgcgcaaagtgtcatcagacacggtcccttattcagaactgtgtacgatatgtgaacatcacaaacgattcagatagcttaacccgtgtgcgatgagtttgaacgtcaaaaattttggttcgaattttcCTAGTTACAGTGGTCagccacgtcattgcataatttgggtacacaaaggagactacagcacacccacacttcttaatcgagcaagttcagcaattaaacagagcaagttgacctaaacattactctaacaaattaaagaccggcgctcttaattaaacaaaacaaagagtactactacggctggtgctcgtcgatctccgccgccgcctccatgtctcGTGCCCGACGGTCtcttggggaaggggctccatggcatccatcacaccatactcggcaagaATCTCGCCATCCGCATCCGTCATCtctttggaataggccgccacgagctgggcgtgggcggccgcgatTTGGGCTTTGGCGGGCttcgtcgtggcaaggtatgccgcacAGGAAccgacggctgctcgaacgctctcgacGATTGCGAACTCTTCGGCTGTGGGTTGCCGaacgttgtcggagaagcttcgttcgatttgtgcgttgaccgccacgagctgggcgtgggcggcctcaaCATGGTCAAGGGCAGCCTCCATCCgagctaaggccgccgctgcggaacggacagctgctgtgccgctctcgccagttgctatcagagggaaatatgctctagaggcaaaaataaagttgttattttatatatccttatatcatgataaatgtttattattcatgctagaattgtattaaccggaaacttgatacatgtgtgaatacatagacaaaacaccgtgtccctagtaagcctctactagactagctcgttaatcaaagatggttaagtttcctaaccatagacatgtgttgtcatttgatgaacggaatcacatcattaggagaatgatgtgatggacaagacccatccgttagcatagcacattgatcgttcagttttattgctattgctttcttcatgtcaaatacatattccttcgactatgagattatgcaactcccggataccggaggaatgccttgtgtgctatcaaacgtcacaacgtaactgggtgattataaagatgctctacaggtatctctgaaggtgtttgttgggttggcatagatcgagattaggatttgtcactctgagtatcggagaggtatctctgggccatctcggtaatgcacatcataagaagccttgcaagcaatgtgactaatgagttagttgcgggatgtgtattacagaacgagtaaagagactttccggtaacgagattgaactaggtatggagataccgacgatcgaatctcgggcaagtaacataccgatgacaaagggaataacgtatgttgtcataatggttcgaccgataaagatcttcgtagaatatgtgggagccaatttgatatccaggttccgctattggttattgaccggagaggtgtctcggtcatgtctacacagttctcgaacccgtagggtccacacgcttaacgttcgatgacgattttgtattatatgagttatgtgatttggtgaccgaatgttgttcggagtcctggatgagatcacagacatgacaaggagtatcgaaatggtcgagaggtaaagattgatatataagacgatggtattcggacaccggaagtgtttcgggatgcatcgggtacttatcgggtcaccggaaggggttccggacacccccggcaaaagatatgggccttatgggccaagaggggaaacacaccagccacaaaggggctggtgcgcgcccccccatatgggctggccaaattggagaaggaaaggggaaggaggaaaggaaaaagggaataggattcccccttccccctcttcccttcctactccgaataggaataggaaaggggggaagcggaattgggaggaccccaagtagaaTTCCTCCTTATTGGGGCACCCActtggctgcctcccctcccctccaacctatatatatgtgggcagGGCCGTCTCCAGGAATTCGGGGCCCCGGTGCGAAATGCAAAATGGGCcccaaaaaatagcaaaaaataTATAACTAATACTGATAGACATGTTTTCACTTAATTATATAGCTTTGGATGTGTTATTTCGTACAATATTTGAAAATATACCATACAGTAATACCAAAGAGTAAATGTAGTACTAAAAAATAAAGTTATTTTTGCAAATTTTACCGAAACAATAAACTGGACAGATGTTTTACCGAAAAGCGTCATCCATCTAGTATTTCTTCAAATTGAAATTTTAAATCCATTGAATCCACTAGCAAAAGAAAAATCCATTGTGTCATTCTTGAAATGAAATATGCTATTAGTGTAGCATGCGAGCACATAAGGAagaatctctactcctaatgtctgaGTTGGTTGAATAGTCCCCCCACTTTCGACTGGTTTATTTTCGACAGGTTTTTTTTCAACCGGTTTTTTTATCATACTACCCCCACCCCACGCCCACCCACCGAACCCCACCGAGCCGATCACGATCGCCCCCCACCTCGCCCTGACGCCCAGATCAGATCGCACGACGTCTGGATCGCCGCGCACTCCatagcgccgccgccgcggaacGACTCCACAGCGCCGCCGAACGACTCGACAGGGCCGCCGCCGCTGGCAGCTTCTAGATCGCGGGGCGCCGCCCGCCGAACGACTCGACTGGGCCGCCGCCGCTGGCAGAATCTAGATCGCGGGGCGCCGCTGTACGTGCGATCGGCGACGCTGTACGGTTTCAACCCCAGGTATAAACAcatgttttctttctttgttATGTCTACGTGTACAGATCGTGTTCAAAATAGATGCAGCCATGCCAGACTTCCGTGACCTAAAACGCCTCATATTAGTGTACAAAGGATGCCAGACTTCCGTGACCTAAAATGCCAGACTTCTGTTATGTCTACTTTTAACAGTCACTGAAACAGTACAGCATAGTTGCATCAATCAACATATCACAAATTCTTTGGACGACGATATTTGAGGTTCAGAGCAGTCCTTGAGAGTAGTTTTGACTGGATTCCAAATTGATTTGGAATTAACAACCTGGATCACATGCCTGCGACAGCGCGTTAGTAATGAAACAATTCTCGGATTAGTAATGAAACAATTCTCGGAAACAATCAGCAAAGTAGAATTGTGTCCCTCCAAACTTGTCAGACTAGCACAACCGCATATGAATCAATTAACACAGCAATGGGAAGATAAAGAATTATTGTGAATAGCAAAGAATAGGTAAGTTCGCATGAAAATATGTTACCTTTCTAGATTCTCGGATTAGTAATGAAACAATTCTCGGAAACAATCAGCAAAGTAGAATTGTGTCCCTCCAAACTTGTCAGACTAGCACAACCGCATATGAATCAATTAACACAGCAATGGGAAGATAAAGAATTATTGTGAATAGCAAAGAATAGGTAAGTTCGCATGAAAATATGTTACCTTTCTAGATTCTAAACCTGTACAATAGCAAGCTGCGCTTGTGATCTTCGACGGCCTTCATCAGCCTGCAGGAAGATGAACATGACATCTTAGCATCTTGGATTCTTAACATGTATCCAGCAGAGTCAGTTCACAAAAAATGCAAAGTAGCAATGTCTGACAGGTTTGGAGGGACATAATGAAACCTGACGCCCACCAAATATGTTACCTTTCTAGATTCTAAACCTGTACAATAGCAAGCTGCGCTTGTGATCTTCGACGGCCTTCATCTTCCTGCAGGAAGATGAACATGACATCTTAGCATCTTGGATTCTTAACATGTATCCAGCAGAGTCAGTTCAGAAAAAATGCAAAGTAGCAAAGTCTGTTCGACATGTCTTTCTATTTTCATATATATAGCAAGACTCATAAATCTGTAACATCCTGCCCTTATGGACTGAATCTGTTGGACATGTCTTTTTTTAGTAGTTACATATGGGGACTCCACACAGCAAGCCAGCGGAACAGACAACTTCATCACATGTACCTGCAGGTATATGTTCACCTATAAATTGTGCTACACAAGTCAAACATATATATGTTCAACTATTTATGTGTTGCAGGCCCGATGGAGGGGACAAGTGTTGACGACTCTAACGAAGTGATTATACCCGTAGCCGATGATGTTGACAAAATTTACCCACGTAGTCCAGGTATAAGGTTTATTTTTATCCTTTTTAGTTGAAAAATCATACCTAACAGACTTGGGCACACCCGATTCTAATGTATCAACATCTTTACTTCTAGGAGTCCATATTACTCCCTTTGAACGGATGATACTTGAGACCGATGGTGATAGCACATATGATACTCCAGGTATATATCAACCTCCTTGTATATGTTGAGCTACATATTTTGGTATGCATGTCAAACACCATCACAGGAGATGTTGCAGGCCCGATGGAGGGGCCAAGTGGTGACGACTCTATACAAGGAGTTATACCTGGAGCCGACGATGTTCACAAGAATTACCCAAGTAGTCCAGGTACTAAGGCTGTGCATATATATTGAGATTGCTTTTATGCTTTTGATTATGTGATAAATCAAACCTAACAGACTTGGGCAGAACCGATTCTAATAGATCAAGCGTGTTACTTGTAGGAGTCCATATTACTCACTCGGACATGACGATACTTGAACAGGCCGATTGTGAAATGACATATGTTCATCAACCTTCCCATCTGATTTCGGGTACGTATTATGTTGTATAAAGGTTAAGACAAAGTGCCTACAACTTTGCCTTGTTTCTGCGATGATATTATATATACTGAGATTGCTTTTATGCTTTTTATGTGATAAATCAAACCTAACAGACTTGGGCAGAACCGATTCTAATAGATCAAGCGTGTGACTTGTAGGAGTCCATATTACTCACTCGGACAGGACGGTACTTGAACAGGGCGATTGTGAAAGGACATATGTTCATCAACCTTCCCATCTGATTTCGGGTAAGTATTATGTTGTAGAAAGGTTAAGACCAAGTGCCTACAACTTTGCCTTGTTTTCGGTTCAACATATTGTTATGTTAACATGATGCAGACAACCCTCCAATCTCATTACTATATAATGTAGATTCGTTGCCAGCTCTCAGTTATCTGACAAAATAACTAGCTAGCATGCAACGTGACAGTTGGCAAGAGAGGCCGCATAATGTTCCACGCCATCCTCATAGTGATATCACTAATGCAGATCAACCATCCTCTGTGGACCTTGACGAAAAAAGAGAGTTGATAAAAGCTCGGAGGCGAGCTGCTTATAGAAAAAAAAGAGGAGGCTACCGTCAAGCAACAAGAGGAAAATCTGTCTGCCCTTACGATATCAGGTAAGAATGCTTTATGGGAAGGCACTGCGATGATAttatatatactccctccattccagaATATAATTTTAATATCATTTCACATGCAGATATGCTGAATGTGGGTGGGTTACCTCTCGGTGATATCACTAATGTGTGTCAACCAACCACGGTGGACCTTGACGATAAAAAAGAGCAACTAAAGTCTCAGAGAAGAGCTGCTTATCGAAAGAAAAAAGAGGAGGCAGCCAGCAAGCAAAAAGATGAAAATCTGACTGCCCTTTCGATATCAGGTAAGGATGTTTATGTTTCAGCAATATGATGACCGTATTTATACTTTCTTAGTGAATAATGTAGGCGACATATGTTTCCTCACCCCAACCCCACGAATAATTGACCAAGAATAGATAATAAAAATAATTGACCAATAGTTGACCACTGTGTTAACATACAATTCCTGATCATTTAGCTATACATCATTATTTAACCTGACTGTGCATATATATAAAGTAAGCGTTTGTGTATGTCATGAAATATTCTTGGACAATGAAGACCCTAAACCCTACGTGCAGATATGCAAAATATTCCCCTGCTACCTCTCGGTGATATCACTAATGGGTGTCAACCATTTTCGGTGGACCTTGACGAGAAAAAAGAGCAAATAAAGGCTCGGAGGAGAGCTGCTTGTCGAAAGAAAAAAGAGGAGGCAGCCAGCAAGCAACTAGATGAAAAACAGCTTGAGGAAGAACACAAGGGTGACTTAACAGACGAGCAAACTGAGCAGAGAAACGCGCGGAGGATGTTACATGCTGATATGCTGAATGTGGGTGGGTTACCTCTCGGTGATATCACTAATGTGTGTCAACCAACCACGGTGGACCTTGACGATAAAAAAGAGCAACTAAAGTCTCGGAGAAGAGCTGCTTCTCGAAAGAAAAAAGAGGAGGCAGCCAGCAAGCAAAAAGATGAAAATCTGACTGCCCTTTCGATATCAGGTAAGGATGTTTATGTTTCAGTAATATGATGACCGTATGTATACTTTCTTAGTGAATAATGTAGGCGACATATGTTTCCTCACGCCAACCCCACGAATAATTGATCAAGAATAGAGAATAAAAATAATTGACCAATAGTTGACCACTGTGTTAACATACAATTCCTGATCATTTAGCTATACATCATTGTCTAACCTGACCGTGCATATATATAAAGTAAGCGTTTGTGTATGTCATGAAATATTCTTGGACAATGAAGACCCTAAACCCTAGTGCAGATATGCAAAATATTCCCCTGCTACCTCTCGGTGATATCACTAATGGGTGTCAACCATTCTCGGTGGACCTTGACGAGAAAAAAGAGCAAATAAAGGCTCGGAGGAGAGCTGCTTATCGAAAGAAAAAAGAGGAGGCAGCCAGCAAGCAACTAGATGAAAAACAGCTTGAGGAAGAACACAAGGGTGACTTAACAGACGAGCAAACTGAGCAGAGAAACGCGCGGAGGCGAGCAAGTTATCGGAGAAAAGTGGGGGACGGAACGATCGATCTTGAAGAAAAAAATCAGAAGTTGCAAGAATGGTGCGTGCAACACCCTAAAACCATGACTGAGGATGAAAGGGGGGAGTCAAGTGCAAAGAGAAAGGCAAAGTATGCTGCAAAGAAATACATGCCATGTGCTGAATCGATCGCAATGCCACGTCCAGATCTAAGTAGCACATTGTCCAACCCTCACACACATTGTCCGACTCTCACACTTTCAGCCCTCACGCAACAATTCGACAGTGAACAAATAGATCATGCTCCTACGGTCAATGCGGCCCCCACATACATTCGCAACACCGAAACCGATGGTACATATCCTATCAACCATCATCTTTCATCATGTAATAATTCATGAGATATAAATAATGATGTATAGTGTTGTAGGTGCATACCTAAGCAGAACCTTCGGTGATGGTGCTGTAGATGGCGACCTGATCGAAGGTACAATAGCGGATAATGGAGTGGACGGGCAGAGTCATGAGTCCAGAGCAGCGCCTGGGAGGAGAGAGCGAGCTTGCAAGGGTGGTGTGGTGGCAAAGAAGCGTCAACAGAAAATTGTGAAGCAAAAAAAATGTACGCAGGTAGCGCATGGTGAAAGGAATGTTCTACACGATCGACGTAATGAAAAGTTTGCAGGTAGGGTGATGACCCCAACCGTCAGGTCCATCTCCATTCCGAAAATGAGCTCAACTGGACAACCTACCGTAGTGGAAGCACATGGTGCCTCGACCTCATCTAGCACGCGGGAGTACACGATCAGAAGTGAAGGTAAAACTCCCATCCTTACTCTCCTTGCGTCCCTTGAGACTGAACCCTCATTTATTGGTTCCGCACCTGAGCAGACGACATGGACGCTTACCTTAGTCGTCTCATGAATGATAATGTCAACCCTGATAGCCTCTTTGACGACGAGTATTACCTGTTTGCTGGTGAAGGTATGTACACCCACTTGAGCAACATGCACCCGTTTGAAATATCACACTAATTATAAAAATTGTTTGCAGGCTCAGATCCTGATGACGTGGAGCACGACGAATTGGAAGACTCAAGACACAATACCTATGTCGACCATGATCCATTGGACTATGTCTACTCAAACCTCCCAGACCACACACACATCCTGAAGCACGCCGCAAATTGCGATCACTGCAAGGCCAAGAAGTTTGTGTCTGAGGCCCCGGGATTCTGCTGTCGCAGTGGGCAGATCCAGCTGAAGCAACCGGAGCCCGTCTCGGAGCTAATGAGGCTTTGTTCTAGCATGGATTTGGACTCAAGGCATTTTCGGGATAACATACGATTCTTCAACGGCCACTTCTCCTTCACAACCCTCGGCGTCAGCCTTGATGAAAGCTACACAAACATGAAGTCTGGGGTGTACACGTTCCGGGCGCACGGCACCATCTACCACAACGTTCATTCCTTCGGGCCAACATCACGTCCAGATCATCTACAGTTGTACTTCTACGACGACGATCCAGGCCTAACCCATCGCAAGGCTGCCACCGAGCAATTAGACCAAGATGTCGTCAAAAAGTTAGTGGACATACTCAGGGAAAACCCGTACTCCCAGCAGTTTAGGAGTTTGGGTGCGCACAGGGACAACCTCAACGATTACAGGATAGACCTCAACACTGACCAGAGACTAGACCAACGGAAGTATAATAGACCTCTGTCATCGGAGGTCGCTGCAATTTGGGTGGAGGGCACTGACCTAGCAAAGAGGTTCGATCATAGGATTACACTTTGCGGGAATGACAACCAGAGGCACAGTATACATGTGACGGCTGGCTCGTATGACCCTCTCTCTTACCCACTCTTCTACCCAAGGGGGGAGCTCGGTTGGCACCCGAAACTTCCTAAACGTGATGTCCCTTGGCCGGTTGTGCAACAACCAAGAGGTAgaggtgatgatgatgatgatgaggatgcaGGTAAGCCTTATGCATATTCTGTCGTTTAGATGAATTGTATACTTCTCATATGAATCTAATGTCTGCGTTACTCATCCATGTGCAGAGGGGAATAGCAGGTTATGCGTCTCGGTGAGAGACTACTACTGTTACATGCTCCAGACACGACCTGGGATATTCAATCCCATACTCTGTGGAGCACGATTGCTCCAGCAATGGGGGGTGGACATGTACATCAAGATTGAGAGTTGTAGGTTGAAATGGTACAGGAAGAACCAAACAAAGATCCGTGCCGACCTGTATAAAGGAGTTGTTGATGCAATTACATCCGGGGAGACCCGGGCAAGCGCTGTTGGAGTAAGGATAGTGCTACCTGGAACGTACCCAGGTGGCGACCGCGACATGAAGCGGAGGCATATGGATGCCATTGCAATTGTCCATACTTACGGGAAGCCTGACATCTTCTTGACCATGACCTGCAACCCTAACTGGGAAGAGATAACGAATGAGTTGTTTCCTAGTCAGACAGCGCAAGACCGACCTGATCTTGTGGCTCGTGTGTTCCATGGCAAGCTAGAGGCTATGAAAGAGATGTTGTTCAAGAAGAATATCCTGGGTGTTGTTGTTGCACATGTATACGTAGTCGAGTTCCAAAAGAGGGGCCTCCCCCACGCACACTTTTTGTTGATCATGGATTCTGCCTATAAGCTTGTCGTTCCAGAGCAGTACGACCGACTCATTTGTGCCGAGCTCCCAGACAAGCAAAAGTATCCTGAACTCCACGCCTTGGTGGTGAAACATATGATGCATGGACCATGCGGTGCTCTCAACCCCAAAAATGTTTGCATGCAACAGAACGAGTGCAAGTGCAGATACCCGCGGTCGTTCAATGAAAACACGGCACAGGGCAAGGACTCATACCCTGTTTATCGTCGTCGAGATAATGGTCGGCAAGCTAAGGTCCGGGGTAAAATGTTGGACAACAGATGGGTTGTGCCGTATAACCCTTACCTACTGCAGATGTTCAATTTCCACATAAACGTTGAGGTTTGCTCCAGCATAAAGGCCGTCAAATACCTTTACAAGTACATATACAAGGGCCATGATAGGGCTTCTTTCAACATCGACCAGCCTGACGCTGATGGTAACATTGATGAGATCAAAAGATACGTAGACGCGAGGTGGGTTACTCCTCCAGAGGCGATGTGGAGGATATTTGGCTTCCCCTTGTGTGCCAATGACCCGTCTGTCCTACAGTTGCCTCTTCATCTCCCGAATATGCACAGGGTGGCATTCAATGAGCAAGCTGACTTGACCGACGTAGTCGCCTCTGAGAAAGCTTCCAAATCCATGTTGACAGAGTATTTCAATGCTAACCAAAACCACCCGTGGGCTAGGAATATATTGTACAAGGATTTTCCTGGAAGGTTTACATGGCAGAAGGGTAAGAAGTATTGGAAAGAGCGGGTGGAGCGTTATCAGATAGGTCGAATTGTGTCTGCCAATCCTGCCGAGGGGGAGCGATACTATCTGCGTGTGCTGCTAAACCATGTTGCTGGCAAGACATCCTATGAGGACCTGCTCACCGTGGACGGTAGGCTATACAGGAGCTTTAGAGAGGCTGCCGAAAGGTTGGGACTCATCGAGGCAGATAACACGCTCGACGACTGTCTTACTGAGGCAGAGCAGTGGGCGATGCCATGTTCGCTCAGGAGGCTCTTCGCAACAATTTTGGTGCACTGTGAGCCAGGCGACGTGCGTGGTTTATGGGATAGGCACTTCGAGCCTATGTCTG
This sequence is a window from Aegilops tauschii subsp. strangulata cultivar AL8/78 chromosome 7, Aet v6.0, whole genome shotgun sequence. Protein-coding genes within it:
- the LOC109751715 gene encoding uncharacterized protein, which produces MEGPSGDDSIQGVIPGADDVHKNYPSSPDMLNVGGLPLGDITNVCQPTTVDLDDKKEQLKSQRRAAYRKKKEEAASKQKDENLTALSISDMQNIPLLPLGDITNGCQPFSVDLDEKKEQIKARRRAACRKKKEEAASKQLDEKQLEEEHKGDLTDEQTEQRNARRMLHADMLNVGGLPLGDITNVCQPTTVDLDDKKEQLKSRRRAASRKKKEEAASKQKDENLTALSISGAYLSRTFGDGAVDGDLIEDDMDAYLSRLMNDNVNPDSLFDDEYYLFAGEGSDPDDVEHDELEDSRHNTYVDHDPLDYVYSNLPDHTHILKHAANCDHCKAKKFVSEAPGFCCRSGQIQLKQPEPVSELMRLCSSMDLDSRHFRDNIRFFNGHFSFTTLGVSLDESYTNMKSGVYTFRAHGTIYHNVHSFGPTSRPDHLQLYFYDDDPGLTHRKAATEQLDQDVVKKLVDILRENPYSQQFRSLGAHRDNLNDYRIDLNTDQRLDQRKYNRPLSSEVAAIWVEGTDLAKRFDHRITLCGNDNQRHSIHVTAGSYDPLSYPLFYPRGELGWHPKLPKRDVPWPVVQQPRGRGDDDDDEDAEGNSRLCVSVRDYYCYMLQTRPGIFNPILCGARLLQQWGVDMYIKIESCRLKWYRKNQTKIRADLYKGVVDAITSGETRASAVGVRIVLPGTYPGGDRDMKRRHMDAIAIVHTYGKPDIFLTMTCNPNWEEITNELFPSQTAQDRPDLVARVFHGKLEAMKEMLFKKNILGVVVAHVYVVEFQKRGLPHAHFLLIMDSAYKLVVPEQYDRLICAELPDKQKYPELHALVVKHMMHGPCGALNPKNVCMQQNECKCRYPRSFNENTAQGKDSYPVYRRRDNGRQAKVRGKMLDNRWVVPYNPYLLQMFNFHINVEVCSSIKAVKYLYKYIYKGHDRASFNIDQPDADGNIDEIKRYVDARWVTPPEAMWRIFGFPLCANDPSVLQLPLHLPNMHRVAFNEQADLTDVVASEKASKSMLTEYFNANQNHPWARNILYKDFPGRFTWQKGKKYWKERVERYQIGRIVSANPAEGERYYLRVLLNHVAGKTSYEDLLTVDGRLYRSFREAAERLGLIEADNTLDDCLTEAEQWAMPCSLRRLFATILVHCEPGDVRGLWDRHFEPMSDDYRPSHTCPIEVEQMVLLDIRGMLQSMGKDIADFSLPCIDDAFDPTEGEAREVIEESNIDFDINDTKLASSLNLEQRVAYDEILASVERADGGVFFVDGPGGTGKTFLYRALLSKVRSEGNIAIATATSGVAASIMPGGRTAHSRFKIPLSCDDGASCTFTKQSGTAKLLRMASLILWDEATMTKRQAVEALDNSMRDIMGRRDRPFGGKTVVFGGDFMQVLPVVRRGSRGQIIDATLRSSHLWKGMRQLRLVTNMRAHNDTWFADYLLRVGNGTEEVDDQGNIRLPEDICVPSTGEGDDLEKLIDHVFPRLDDNMSDPNYMTSRAILSTTNDNVDKINICMVEHFRGEEVIYHSFDSAEDDPYGYYAPEFLNGLTPNGLPPHALNLKLNCPVILLRNIDPANGLCNGTRLVVRGFERNAIDAEIVIGQHAGRRVFLPRIPLCPSDNDMFPFKFKRKQFPVRLSFAMTINKAQGQTIPIVGVYLPNPVFSHGQLYVALSRATTKRNIKILIGKEKENAKKQSGKPKKRKRPALSLQTSMKNIVYKEVLTG